The following proteins are encoded in a genomic region of Bernardetia sp. MNP-M8:
- a CDS encoding TonB-dependent receptor: protein MSSKSILKEFFLSLCLSFQTVKKTSFLILLLVACFFSIPVFSQTPTTNSTTKKHTISGFVREVESSETLIGVSIYNPKTKQGTVTNSYGFYSLTLQEDTVSLIYSYIGYEAQAHQIILDKDINLDISLDFDEALEAVVIVADKDSEPISEQVQMSQVSIPVEQIKDIPALLGEKDVIKALQLLPGVQGGTEGSSGLYVRGGNNDQNLILLDEAPVYNASHLFGFFSVFNGDAIKQVELTKGGFPARYGGRLSSVLDMRLKEGNKNKVSGEGGIGLISSRLLLEVPVVKDKSSFIISGRRTYIDILTRPLMPKDFTVGYYFYDLNAKFNYDFSRKDKLFVSGYFGRDKFYARDNYSSNNQNESFESGINWGNATTTVRWNHLYNNKLFSNISLIFSDYKFQIFSEDNYDNENYYLKYTSNIRDYSLKYDWTYYPSPSHTVRFGMQSTLHRFTPSAFVIKEPDFEYDPSRNTKYDVIESAIYVEDDWQITDKFRVNAGLRLSNLLDVSTKNKDEENKSYHGIEPRIAAAYRLTSTLALKGSYALMNQYIHQLSNTGIGLPTDLWVPSTARVQPQQSQQVAAGIAKDFKETGLTLSVESYYKISKDVIGYKEGANFLLIDDPYSSESFDWQDAITRGKGRAYGLEILLQKKKGKFTGWVGYTLAKTEQQFDDLNNSKWFSPRFDIRHDFSITGSYKINDKINLSANWVFRTGAPVTMPKNSFNPFTHSPNVEGVNNYNFISSVANYGEKNSFRMQNYNRLDIAAQFKKEKKWGVRTWEVGVYNAYSRMNPFFYILNSQNEAGENVETVQKVALFPIIPSITYNFKF, encoded by the coding sequence ATGTCATCAAAATCAATCTTGAAAGAATTTTTCCTTTCATTGTGCCTTTCTTTTCAAACAGTAAAAAAAACGTCTTTTCTAATTCTTTTACTAGTAGCTTGCTTTTTTAGTATTCCTGTTTTTTCTCAAACTCCAACTACCAATTCTACCACAAAAAAGCATACAATTAGTGGTTTTGTTAGAGAAGTTGAAAGCTCTGAAACACTTATCGGAGTAAGTATTTATAACCCAAAAACAAAACAAGGAACAGTTACAAATAGCTATGGTTTTTATTCACTTACATTACAAGAAGATACTGTTTCTTTGATTTATTCCTACATTGGTTATGAAGCACAAGCGCATCAAATTATTTTAGATAAAGATATTAATCTTGATATTTCTTTAGATTTTGACGAAGCTCTTGAAGCTGTTGTTATTGTTGCTGATAAAGATTCTGAACCAATTAGCGAGCAAGTACAGATGAGCCAAGTTAGTATTCCTGTCGAACAAATCAAAGATATTCCTGCACTTTTAGGAGAAAAAGATGTCATCAAAGCTCTCCAACTTTTACCTGGAGTTCAAGGTGGTACAGAAGGTAGTTCAGGACTTTATGTGCGAGGAGGAAATAATGACCAAAATTTAATTCTTTTAGATGAAGCTCCTGTTTATAACGCTTCACATTTATTTGGATTCTTTTCTGTTTTTAATGGGGATGCAATTAAGCAAGTCGAACTCACAAAAGGTGGTTTTCCTGCTCGTTATGGTGGGCGTTTGTCGTCTGTTTTGGATATGCGTTTGAAGGAAGGAAACAAAAATAAAGTTTCTGGAGAAGGTGGAATTGGTCTTATTTCTTCAAGGTTACTTTTGGAAGTTCCTGTAGTAAAAGACAAATCTTCTTTTATTATTTCTGGAAGAAGAACTTATATTGATATTTTGACACGCCCACTTATGCCCAAAGACTTTACAGTAGGTTATTACTTTTATGATTTGAATGCTAAATTTAATTACGATTTTAGTAGAAAAGACAAGCTATTTGTTTCAGGCTATTTTGGTAGAGATAAATTCTATGCAAGAGATAATTATAGTTCCAATAATCAAAATGAGAGCTTTGAGTCAGGTATAAATTGGGGAAATGCAACGACAACAGTTCGTTGGAATCACTTATACAACAACAAATTATTTAGTAATATTTCTTTGATTTTCAGTGATTATAAGTTTCAAATTTTTAGTGAAGACAATTACGACAATGAGAATTATTATTTAAAATATACTTCAAATATTCGTGATTATAGCCTAAAATACGATTGGACATATTATCCTTCTCCAAGTCATACAGTTCGTTTTGGAATGCAAAGTACGCTACATCGTTTTACACCAAGTGCATTTGTGATTAAAGAACCTGATTTCGAATATGATCCTTCTAGAAATACGAAATATGATGTTATCGAATCGGCTATTTATGTAGAAGATGATTGGCAAATAACTGATAAGTTTAGAGTAAACGCTGGTTTAAGATTGAGTAATTTGTTAGATGTCAGTACCAAAAATAAAGACGAAGAAAACAAAAGTTATCATGGAATTGAACCACGAATAGCAGCAGCTTATCGACTTACATCTACACTTGCTTTGAAGGGTTCTTATGCACTAATGAATCAGTATATTCATCAACTTTCAAATACAGGAATCGGACTTCCAACAGATTTATGGGTGCCTTCAACAGCAAGAGTACAGCCTCAACAATCTCAACAAGTTGCAGCAGGAATAGCTAAAGATTTTAAAGAAACAGGGCTTACTCTTTCGGTAGAATCGTATTATAAAATTTCCAAAGATGTAATTGGCTACAAAGAAGGCGCAAATTTTCTTCTTATAGACGATCCTTATAGTTCTGAATCTTTTGATTGGCAAGATGCTATCACTCGTGGAAAAGGGCGTGCTTATGGATTAGAAATCTTGTTACAAAAAAAGAAAGGTAAATTTACAGGTTGGGTAGGATATACACTTGCCAAAACAGAACAGCAATTTGATGATTTGAATAATTCTAAGTGGTTTTCTCCTCGTTTTGATATTCGTCATGATTTTTCTATTACAGGAAGTTATAAAATCAATGATAAAATTAATCTTTCTGCTAACTGGGTTTTTCGTACTGGTGCGCCTGTTACGATGCCTAAAAATTCGTTTAATCCTTTTACTCACTCTCCTAATGTTGAAGGTGTAAATAATTATAATTTTATTAGTTCAGTAGCTAATTATGGAGAAAAGAATAGTTTCAGAATGCAAAATTATAATCGTTTGGATATAGCTGCACAATTCAAAAAAGAAAAAAAATGGGGTGTCAGAACGTGGGAAGTCGGTGTTTATAATGCGTATAGTCGTATGAATCCATTTTTCTATATACTCAATAGTCAAAATGAGGCTGGAGAAAATGTAGAAACTGTGCAAAAAGTTGCTCTCTTTCCTATTATTCCTTCTATTACTTATAATTTTAAATTCTAA
- a CDS encoding SpoIIE family protein phosphatase: MKNLYIFLLLISCCFWLSSNLFAQQYLFRTYGLEHGLPQSELPTPQAGITDSRDRIWIGTNGGGLALLEQNKYRVFGIKDGLNSNLISSIVEDTKGNIWILSQNKNISKYDGINFTSFPELNGTMSLGGTLSIDKWQNVWVMANGGGVGINNTLYWKPKDEKIFREYKQPNLGNLPAPALFLTHTSDFETYLTHKGKCYVFNGKKFEEVIYPKTVASDSLFRNKNLFLTHKDHNKNHWIWTTDITTGLNDLLFFDTKKREYDKIKFPQNRIQAGLAPNIAWQVFVASDDKVYVVAHPINTIFVFDKNHNFLNSYGAVNGFTGIMGGSGTIFEDKYGVVWVGTRGKGIVQLPREKFTNYTAKDGLQGEIIFSVHEDTKNRIWLGSSAGGVTLYENNNLKTIIPVLSGFARMSGFLQMDSTTYAATGAGVLEIKEDTKKNTFIANLINQKFGFPAGTFARSIVEIDSIIWVGTQGSGVVGYDLKDDSLKYTFGQNELGGTSVMDTKQDSKGNYWFATFAGLVKWDGKGTQKSNFQRFTTQDGLGDNLLLQLYIDKKDIIWIIAYSGGLNRFDGKTFQIYQTPQGLSSDIIYSILPIKNKLDQFWIGTQLGLNKAYFRSDGKLMRVEKYGKEEGFFGDESNSKAIFEDSKGNIWVGHLNGVTKCDFSQDKKVVLPKTFISEVNLSLNQTSWSDSAYIDYFDSISAWNNLPQNLTLSAEQNTLNFDFYSTDFSNPKAIQYQWWLEGLNKDWLIPTDKTEATYSNLPAKKYIFHVRSRLGEDGEWGEEATFEFKIEPYWYQTWTARILGLLLVVGIVFGLINWRTSSLEASRKRLSRLVEERTVEVVNRNNEILDKNQELEAQQLKLADAYDNIQEKNKNITASINYAKRIQDAMLPSDERVKTILEDSFVFYQPRDIVSGDFYWLAEVENKIVIAAVDCTGHGVPGAFMSVIGSNLLYEIVESKRILSPAKILDALNENVRRHLNQAKTNNRDGMDMSICVIDKETNILTFAGAKNPLLHVHDNQAEIIKGDRFPVGGFDKHGQKPFKEHTIIPREDSVFYIYSDGFQDQFGGLEKRKYMSRRFQEYLKSISSLPIKKQNIAIATEFKEWKDSGNEHQIDDVLVIGFKI; this comes from the coding sequence ATGAAAAATTTGTATATATTTCTTCTTCTAATTAGTTGTTGCTTTTGGCTCTCTTCTAATTTGTTCGCTCAACAATATTTATTTAGGACTTATGGCTTAGAACACGGTCTTCCACAATCCGAACTTCCAACTCCTCAAGCAGGAATAACAGATTCAAGAGATAGAATTTGGATAGGCACAAATGGAGGAGGGCTTGCACTCTTAGAACAAAACAAGTATAGAGTTTTTGGAATAAAAGATGGTTTAAATAGCAACTTAATTAGTAGTATAGTAGAAGATACTAAAGGAAATATCTGGATTCTGTCTCAAAATAAAAATATCTCAAAATATGATGGCATAAATTTTACATCCTTTCCAGAACTAAATGGGACAATGTCTTTAGGTGGAACTTTATCTATAGATAAATGGCAAAATGTATGGGTAATGGCTAATGGAGGAGGTGTAGGAATAAATAATACTCTTTATTGGAAACCAAAAGATGAAAAAATATTTAGAGAATACAAACAACCTAATTTGGGAAATCTTCCAGCACCTGCTTTATTTCTAACTCATACATCTGATTTTGAAACCTACTTGACTCACAAAGGAAAATGTTATGTCTTTAATGGAAAAAAATTTGAAGAAGTAATATATCCCAAAACAGTAGCTAGTGATTCACTTTTTCGAAATAAAAATTTATTTTTAACACACAAAGACCATAATAAAAATCATTGGATTTGGACAACTGATATTACAACTGGACTAAATGATTTATTATTTTTTGATACAAAAAAAAGAGAATATGATAAAATAAAATTTCCTCAAAACAGAATCCAAGCAGGTCTAGCTCCCAATATAGCGTGGCAAGTTTTTGTGGCTTCTGATGATAAGGTTTATGTAGTGGCACACCCTATTAATACAATTTTTGTTTTTGATAAAAATCATAATTTTCTCAATAGCTATGGGGCAGTCAATGGTTTTACAGGAATTATGGGTGGTAGTGGTACTATTTTCGAAGACAAATATGGAGTTGTTTGGGTTGGGACTCGTGGAAAAGGAATTGTACAATTGCCTAGAGAAAAATTTACCAACTATACAGCAAAAGATGGATTACAAGGAGAAATTATTTTTTCAGTGCATGAAGATACTAAAAATAGAATTTGGTTGGGAAGTTCGGCAGGAGGAGTTACACTATATGAAAATAACAATTTAAAAACCATTATTCCTGTTTTGAGTGGTTTTGCTAGAATGTCTGGTTTTTTACAAATGGATTCTACTACTTATGCTGCTACTGGTGCAGGTGTTTTGGAAATTAAAGAAGATACTAAAAAAAATACGTTTATAGCTAATCTTATTAATCAGAAATTTGGCTTTCCAGCAGGTACTTTTGCTAGAAGTATTGTGGAAATAGACAGTATTATTTGGGTCGGAACGCAAGGTTCTGGAGTGGTCGGATATGATTTGAAAGACGACAGTCTAAAATATACATTTGGTCAAAATGAGCTAGGAGGAACTAGTGTAATGGATACTAAGCAAGATTCAAAAGGAAATTATTGGTTTGCTACCTTTGCAGGATTAGTAAAATGGGATGGAAAAGGGACACAAAAATCAAACTTTCAACGTTTTACAACACAAGATGGATTAGGAGATAATTTACTTCTACAACTCTACATCGATAAAAAAGATATTATTTGGATTATTGCTTATTCAGGTGGACTAAATCGCTTTGATGGAAAAACATTTCAAATCTATCAAACTCCTCAAGGACTTTCATCAGATATTATTTATTCCATTCTTCCTATAAAAAACAAATTAGATCAGTTTTGGATAGGAACACAATTAGGACTAAATAAAGCCTATTTCAGAAGTGATGGAAAGCTAATGCGAGTAGAAAAGTATGGAAAAGAAGAAGGTTTTTTTGGAGATGAATCCAATTCGAAAGCCATTTTTGAAGACAGTAAAGGAAATATTTGGGTTGGACATCTCAACGGAGTTACAAAATGTGATTTTTCACAAGACAAAAAAGTAGTTCTTCCAAAAACATTTATTAGTGAAGTCAATTTATCTTTAAATCAAACTTCTTGGAGTGACTCTGCTTACATAGACTATTTTGATTCAATCTCAGCATGGAATAATCTACCTCAAAACTTAACATTGAGCGCAGAACAAAACACACTCAATTTTGATTTTTATTCTACTGATTTTTCTAATCCTAAAGCTATTCAATATCAATGGTGGTTAGAAGGACTGAATAAAGATTGGCTCATTCCAACTGATAAAACAGAAGCTACTTATTCGAATCTTCCTGCCAAAAAATATATTTTTCATGTTCGTTCTAGACTTGGAGAGGACGGAGAATGGGGAGAAGAAGCTACTTTTGAATTTAAAATAGAACCCTACTGGTATCAAACTTGGACAGCACGAATTTTAGGCTTATTGCTGGTAGTAGGAATTGTATTTGGCTTAATAAATTGGCGTACAAGCAGTTTGGAAGCAAGCAGAAAACGTCTTTCTCGTTTAGTAGAAGAAAGAACGGTAGAAGTAGTCAACAGAAACAATGAGATTTTAGATAAAAATCAAGAGTTAGAAGCACAACAGCTCAAACTAGCTGATGCGTATGACAATATTCAAGAAAAAAACAAAAATATTACAGCAAGTATCAATTATGCAAAGCGAATTCAAGATGCTATGCTACCATCCGATGAGCGTGTAAAAACAATTTTAGAAGACTCTTTTGTCTTTTATCAACCTCGTGATATTGTTTCTGGAGATTTTTATTGGCTCGCAGAAGTAGAAAATAAGATTGTTATTGCTGCTGTAGATTGCACAGGACATGGCGTTCCTGGGGCATTTATGTCGGTCATTGGAAGTAATCTTTTGTATGAAATTGTTGAGAGTAAACGTATTCTTTCTCCTGCCAAAATTTTGGATGCACTCAATGAAAATGTTCGTCGCCATCTCAATCAAGCTAAAACCAACAATCGTGATGGAATGGATATGTCAATTTGTGTCATAGATAAAGAAACGAATATCCTGACTTTTGCAGGCGCAAAAAATCCACTTCTTCATGTTCATGATAATCAGGCTGAAATCATAAAAGGAGACCGTTTTCCAGTTGGTGGTTTTGATAAGCACGGACAAAAACCTTTTAAAGAACATACAATTATTCCACGAGAAGATAGTGTTTTTTATATCTATTCAGATGGCTTTCAAGACCAGTTTGGAGGCTTGGAAAAGCGAAAATACATGTCTAGGCGTTTTCAAGAGTATCTCAAAAGTATTTCCTCATTACCTATCAAAAAACAAAACATAGCAATTGCCACAGAGTTTAAGGAATGGAAAGACTCTGGAAATGAGCATCAGATAGATGACGTTCTAGTTATTGGATTTAAAATATAG
- a CDS encoding DUF4249 domain-containing protein, translating to MKNIIKSILFILISLFLLPSCGDFLEDVDVKGDNEIAVVGFISPDDSLVQVALYRAIGIGQERNEEEGEDYIQNAVVRISDGQNSYVMNYGKNPYGFEDLGNGYFNYSFEKPQFTYQIENSILNVSEGKTYTLEIETDKGEKLSAKCTVPVGKVTPIVNLTKFNEQEYNYEAQWEDNFNTTNYYRLEAYQPSGGTGQTRTLYFENNYFKSQEGRNTITYKPEDKIYFYDYPYVTTYLMKTDENYYRYHKSVEDAYNNEGNPFGEPIIIHSNIKNGIGCFGAYIIAKVITRN from the coding sequence GTGAAAAATATCATAAAATCAATTTTATTTATCTTAATCAGCCTTTTTTTACTTCCAAGTTGTGGTGATTTTTTGGAAGATGTCGATGTGAAAGGTGATAATGAAATTGCCGTCGTAGGATTTATTTCTCCAGATGATTCGCTTGTTCAGGTTGCCCTTTATAGAGCTATTGGAATTGGACAAGAAAGAAATGAAGAGGAAGGAGAAGACTATATTCAAAATGCTGTAGTTCGTATTTCAGATGGTCAAAATAGCTATGTAATGAATTATGGGAAAAATCCTTATGGCTTTGAGGATTTGGGAAATGGTTATTTTAACTATTCTTTTGAGAAACCTCAATTTACTTATCAAATCGAAAATTCTATATTGAATGTAAGTGAAGGAAAAACATACACTTTAGAAATAGAAACTGATAAAGGCGAAAAATTGAGTGCAAAGTGTACTGTTCCTGTTGGAAAAGTAACTCCTATTGTGAATCTAACAAAATTCAATGAGCAAGAATATAATTATGAAGCTCAATGGGAAGATAATTTCAATACAACAAATTATTACAGACTGGAAGCCTATCAACCTTCTGGTGGAACTGGACAAACTAGAACTTTGTATTTTGAGAACAATTATTTTAAAAGCCAAGAAGGACGCAACACTATAACCTATAAACCAGAAGATAAAATTTATTTTTATGACTATCCTTATGTTACAACTTACTTGATGAAAACAGATGAAAATTATTATCGTTATCACAAATCAGTAGAAGATGCTTATAATAATGAAGGAAACCCATTTGGTGAACCAATTATTATTCATTCAAATATCAAAAATGGAATTGGTTGTTTTGGAGCTTATATTATTGCTAAAGTAATTACAAGAAACTAA